The Micromonospora sp. NBC_00421 DNA window GCGACGCCCCGCTGCTGATGGTGCTCGACGAACCGGCGTCGGCGCTGGACGCCGAGGCCGAGCACCGGCTGTTCGCCCGGTATGCCGACGGCGCGGCCCGGGTCGCCGCCGACAGCGGCGGGGTCACGGTCTTCGTGTCGCACCGGCTCTCCACAGTCCGCAGCGCCGACCTGATCATCGTGATCGGCGACGGCGGGGTACGCGAGATGGGCACCCACGACGAACTGATCCGCCTCGACGGGATCTATGCCACCCTCTACGCCACCCAGGCCACCGCCTACCGCTGAGTTCATGGCCGCACCTTCGATGCGGGCCGCCGCTGCTGCCCGACCGGCACGGGGGCGGTCCGTCGGTGGACGACCAACCCCGCCGGCTGTACGAAGATCGACCGTCGGGCCACGGCATCCCCCTTGTCGTTCAGTTGGTAGACGTCGAGCCAGCACCAGCCGTCGTAGGTGATCCAGTCCAGCACCCGGATGACCCGGCACCGGATGGGCTTGACGAACTGCACGCTGGCCGCTCGCGTCACCTGGATCAGGTCACCCGCGCGGAGCGCCGTCATCGCAGGTCCCCCACTTGCTCGGTCACGACTCACCACCCGGCCACGGCCTTTGGTTGGTCATGAGTCGGCGGGCCGACCGGTTGGGCTTGGGCAGCCAACCGAGGAACCGGCGGTGGAGAGCGCCAGCCGGAGCCCAGCCCATGTCCTGCGTGGCTGACACCAGATGCGCGCCCAGGTAGAGGGCGAGGGACACCGGAGCGTTGTCGTACTCCGCGATCAACTCCCGGCGGCGGGTGGGACATGGCCAGGGCGATTCACACCCGGCACACGTCCAGACAGGCAGAACAGGTCCGTGGCTCGTCATCGGTCCACCACATCACACGATATTGTACGAGGGCAACCCCCAAGGACGTTGCCTTTCCCGCTACCGTTTGATGCAAGTGCGCCAGACCATAGCGTCAGGCTGTGGAGTTGCTCGGGCTGGATGAGATCCGCGACCTGCTCGGCGGGATCAGCAAGCAGCGCGCCACGATCATCGTGGGCCGCAAGGGATTCCCCGACCCCTTCGTCACCTTGAAGATGGGCCGCGTCTGGGATGGCAAGGCCGTCCGGGCCTGGATCGCCACGAACCGCCCCAGCCCCGCCGACGAGGACTGACCCCCACCGGGGCATACGTGCGGGACATGGACCGAGGGCCGGGCGACCTGATGGGGCCCTACGAGATCGCCCAACGCCTGGGCGTCTCCCGGTCGCGGTTCCAGCAGATCGCGAACCGGCCCACCTTCCCGAGGCCCTACCGGGAGCTGCGCGGCATGAAGGTGTGGCTGGCCGAGGACGTCGAGGAGTGGATCAGGGAACACCGCCGCCCCACGCCACCATCGGACGAAGATGATCAAAGCTGACGGAACGCATGGGTGAGCCTGAGGTCCCGGGACCGCTCGTCGGTCCGGGCGAGATCATTGACATGCTCGGCGTGAGCCGGTCGCGGTTCAGGCAGATCATCTTGCAGCCGTACTTCCCGCGCCCTTTCCAGATTTTGCAGGCCGGCGCGATCTGGCTGCGGTCGGACGTCGAGGCGTACATCCGGGACTACCGCCGTCCCAAGCCGCCAGCCGACGAGGACGAACAGGGCTGACTCGACCGGGGGCCACCACGAGACCGGCGGGCGCTGCCGGCACCGGGCGACCGGGGTCGGGCGGGGTCGGGGAGGATGTCGGGGTGACTGTGGATGCGGTGGTGTTCGACCTGGACGGCGTGATCGTGGACTCGGAGCCGGTCTGGGAGGAGGTGCGCCGGGCGTACGTGGCGGCGCGGGGCGGCACCTGGCAGCCCGACACCCAGCGGCGGCTGATGGGGATGAGCACCGGCGAGTGGGCCGAATACCTCAGCGGTGAGCTGGGCGTCGACCGGAGCGCCGCGCAGGTCGCCGTCGAGGTGGTCGAGGAGATGTCCCGGCGGTACGCGGTGCGCGTACCGCTTATCGACGACGCCGACCTGGTGGTGCGCCGGTTGGCCGCGCGGTGGCCGCTGGGGTTGGCCAGTTCCTCGCCGACCCGGCTGATCGCGGCGGCGCTGGCCGCCGCGGACCTCACCGCCGACTTCCGGGTGACCCTGTCGACCGAGCAGACCGCCCGGGGCAAGCCCGCACCCGACGTCTACCTGGCCGTCGCCGAACGGCTCGGGGTGGACCCGGCCCGGTGTGCCGCCGTGGAGGACTCCTCCAACGGGGTCCGCTCGGCCGCCGCCGCCGGGATGCGGGTGGTCGCGGTGCCGCACGGGTCGTACCCGCTGGACCCGGACGCGGCGGAGCTGGCCGCGGTGGTGCTCTCCTCGGTGCACGACCTCACCCCCGAGGTGGTGGACCGGCTCGGCTGAAACCGCCTCCGCGACCCGGCCGGGCCGCCTAGCGTCGGGACCATGAGAGCTGTGGTTTACCAGGGGCCGCACGAGGTGGCGGTCAACGACGTCGAGGACCCGCGCATCGAGCACCCGGACGACGTGGTCGTGCAGATCACCACGACCGCGATCTGCGGATCCGACCTGCACATGTACGAGGGGCGCACGCTCGCCGAGCCGGGCATCGTCTTCGGCCACGAGAACATGGGCACGGTGGTCGAGGCCGGGACCGGGGTACGCGGGATCAAGGTCGGCGACCGGGTGTCGATGCCGTTCAACGTGGCGTGCGGGTTCTGCCGCAACTGCCGGGAGCAGAAGACCGGTTTCTGCCTCACCGTCAACCCCGGCTTCGCCGGTGGCGCGTACGGCTACGTGGCGATGGGGCCGTACCGGGGTGGGCAGGCCGAATACCTGCGGGTGCCGTTCGCCGACTTCAACTGTCTGAAGCTGCCGCCCGGCACCGAGCACGAGAACGACTACGCGATGCTCGCCGACATCTTCCCCACCGGCTACCACGGGGTGGCGATGACCGGGCTGCGGCCGGGCGAGAACATCACCGTGATGGGTGGCGGGCCGGTCGGGCTGATGGCCGCGTACTCGGCGATCCTGATGGGTGCCGCCGAGGTGTTCCTGGTGGACAAGGTGCCGGACCGGCTGCGGCTGGCCGGGTCGATAGGCGCGACGCCCATCGACTTCTCGGCCGGGGATCCGGTGGCGCAGATCCTCGACCGGACCGACGGGGTGGGCACCGATCACGGGGTGGACGCGGTCGGCTACCAGGCCACCGGGGCGGGCGGCGCGGAGCAGCCGGCGTCGGTGCTGAACAGCCTGGTCGAGGTGGTCCGGGCGACCGGCGCGCTCGGCGTGGTCGGCCTCTATCTGGCGAACGACCCGGGTGCGCCGGACGAGCACTCCGGCAAGGGCGAGCTGCTGTTCAAGGTGGGCAAGTTCTTCGAGAAGGGCCTGCGGATGGGGACCGGGCAGGCCAACGTGAAGACCTACAACGAGTACCTGCGGAACCTGATCATGGCGGGTCGGGCCACGCCGAGCTTCGTGGTGAGCAAGGAGTTGCCGCTGGACGCGGCACCGGACGCGTACCGGCGTTTCGACAGTCGCGAGGAGGGCTACTCGAAGGTGGTGCTCAAACCGGCGGCCTGAGGAGACGGCGATGAAGACGATCGTGTACGAGCGCACCGGCGACCCGTCGGTGCTGCAACTGGTCGACCGGCCGGCGCCCGAGCCGGGGCCGGGTGAGGTGCTGGTCCGGGTGGCGGTGGCCGGGGTGAACCCGACCGACTGGAAGGCGCGGCGGCAGTGGCCGTTGCCGGCCGGCTGGCAGACCCCGGGGCAGGACGGCGCGGGGGTGGTGGAGGCGGTCGGCGCGGGGGTCGACCAGGCGCTGACAGGTGAGCGGGTGTGGATCTGGGAGGCGGCCTGGCAGCGCCCCTGGGGCACCGCCGCCGAGTACACGGTGGCGCCGGTCCGGCAGGTGGTGCCGCTCGGGGACGCCTCGTTCGACCTCGGCGCCTGCCTGGGCATTCCGTTCCTCACCGCGCACCGCTGCCTGACCGCCGGGGAGTACATGCCGGACACGCTGCACGCCGGGGCGCTGAGCGATCACGTGGTGCTGGTGCAGGGCGGAGCGGGCGCGGTCGGCAACGCGGCGATCCAGTTGGCCCGCTGGGGCGACGCCTGTGTCATCGCGACGGTGAGCAGCCCGGAGAAGGCCCAGCTCGCGGCGGCGGCCGGGGCGTCCTTCGTGATCGACTACCGGGAACAGGACGTGGTCGAGGAGGTCCGCAAGATCGCACCCGACGGGGTGCACACGATCGTCGAGGTCTCCGCCGCCCGCAACGCGGCAGCCGACGTACACCTGCTGCGTCCCGGCGGGGCGGTCTGCGTCTACGCCGACGACGGCGGCGACGAGCTGACCCTGCCGATCCGGCCGCTGATGGCGCCGAACGCCCGCTGGCAGTTCGTGCTTGTCTACACGGAGCCCAAGGCGGCCAAGGCGCAGGCGGTGACCGACGTGGCGG harbors:
- a CDS encoding HAD family hydrolase, whose translation is MTVDAVVFDLDGVIVDSEPVWEEVRRAYVAARGGTWQPDTQRRLMGMSTGEWAEYLSGELGVDRSAAQVAVEVVEEMSRRYAVRVPLIDDADLVVRRLAARWPLGLASSSPTRLIAAALAAADLTADFRVTLSTEQTARGKPAPDVYLAVAERLGVDPARCAAVEDSSNGVRSAAAAGMRVVAVPHGSYPLDPDAAELAAVVLSSVHDLTPEVVDRLG
- a CDS encoding helix-turn-helix transcriptional regulator — encoded protein: MDRGPGDLMGPYEIAQRLGVSRSRFQQIANRPTFPRPYRELRGMKVWLAEDVEEWIREHRRPTPPSDEDDQS
- a CDS encoding NADPH:quinone reductase, with protein sequence MKTIVYERTGDPSVLQLVDRPAPEPGPGEVLVRVAVAGVNPTDWKARRQWPLPAGWQTPGQDGAGVVEAVGAGVDQALTGERVWIWEAAWQRPWGTAAEYTVAPVRQVVPLGDASFDLGACLGIPFLTAHRCLTAGEYMPDTLHAGALSDHVVLVQGGAGAVGNAAIQLARWGDACVIATVSSPEKAQLAAAAGASFVIDYREQDVVEEVRKIAPDGVHTIVEVSAARNAAADVHLLRPGGAVCVYADDGGDELTLPIRPLMAPNARWQFVLVYTEPKAAKAQAVTDVAAAVAQGAVRVGEKAGLPLHRYPLAQTTAAHQAVEDSVVGKVLIDTAGQ
- a CDS encoding glutathione-independent formaldehyde dehydrogenase; amino-acid sequence: MRAVVYQGPHEVAVNDVEDPRIEHPDDVVVQITTTAICGSDLHMYEGRTLAEPGIVFGHENMGTVVEAGTGVRGIKVGDRVSMPFNVACGFCRNCREQKTGFCLTVNPGFAGGAYGYVAMGPYRGGQAEYLRVPFADFNCLKLPPGTEHENDYAMLADIFPTGYHGVAMTGLRPGENITVMGGGPVGLMAAYSAILMGAAEVFLVDKVPDRLRLAGSIGATPIDFSAGDPVAQILDRTDGVGTDHGVDAVGYQATGAGGAEQPASVLNSLVEVVRATGALGVVGLYLANDPGAPDEHSGKGELLFKVGKFFEKGLRMGTGQANVKTYNEYLRNLIMAGRATPSFVVSKELPLDAAPDAYRRFDSREEGYSKVVLKPAA
- a CDS encoding helix-turn-helix transcriptional regulator, whose product is MGEPEVPGPLVGPGEIIDMLGVSRSRFRQIILQPYFPRPFQILQAGAIWLRSDVEAYIRDYRRPKPPADEDEQG